In the Flavobacterium sp. J372 genome, one interval contains:
- a CDS encoding tetratricopeptide repeat protein, whose product MKIKYAIAASLLLSISAFAQKEELRALKRISDKETPPTAAEITEFKRLVAAVEPKMGAATAEQQIEFHYFKAEAGMLEMMANPMGAQAILPKAIESLDKVMELEKAAGKSKYTKEIQTEIYPVLKNQLITAANQLNGQKMYKPASDLFLTVYKITKDPNYLYNAAVMSVNAQDYDTALKHYEELDKSGYTGEGISYTAKNVASGKYETFPDKKTRDLGLAQKIYVLPKDEKLPSLKGDIVKNIALIYVQKGDTEKAKQAMTSARKNNPDDVSLLIAEADLYLKTKDMATYKKLITEATQKNPNNADLYYNLGVVTSETDKAEAKALYEKALSINPNYTNANINLGIMMLDGEQKIVDEMNNPKTSDKRYNELKKQRDDLYKKALSYFDKAHKAEPDNQYVISSMVSMYQGLDMEAEAKAMKAKLKK is encoded by the coding sequence ATGAAAATTAAATATGCAATTGCGGCGTCACTGCTTCTTTCGATAAGCGCGTTTGCGCAGAAAGAAGAGCTTAGGGCTTTAAAAAGAATTTCTGATAAAGAAACACCACCTACTGCTGCAGAAATAACTGAATTTAAAAGGCTTGTAGCTGCAGTTGAACCCAAAATGGGAGCAGCAACTGCCGAGCAGCAAATTGAATTTCACTATTTCAAGGCAGAAGCAGGTATGCTTGAGATGATGGCAAACCCTATGGGTGCACAGGCTATTCTGCCAAAAGCTATTGAAAGTCTGGACAAGGTTATGGAGCTTGAAAAGGCGGCAGGTAAGTCTAAATACACCAAAGAAATACAGACTGAAATTTACCCGGTTCTTAAAAACCAGCTTATAACGGCGGCAAACCAGCTGAACGGGCAAAAGATGTATAAGCCGGCATCAGACCTTTTCCTTACAGTTTATAAGATAACTAAAGACCCTAACTATCTCTATAATGCGGCAGTAATGTCTGTAAACGCACAAGATTATGACACCGCGCTTAAACATTATGAGGAGCTTGACAAATCAGGCTACACGGGCGAGGGTATTTCATATACTGCTAAGAATGTAGCCAGTGGCAAGTATGAAACTTTCCCTGATAAAAAAACCAGGGATTTAGGGCTTGCACAAAAAATATATGTGCTGCCTAAAGATGAAAAACTGCCTTCACTTAAAGGTGACATCGTTAAGAACATCGCGCTTATCTATGTGCAGAAAGGCGATACTGAAAAAGCGAAACAAGCCATGACTTCTGCCAGGAAAAATAATCCTGATGACGTAAGCCTCCTTATCGCTGAGGCCGACCTATACCTGAAAACAAAGGATATGGCTACATACAAAAAGCTGATAACTGAGGCTACACAGAAAAACCCTAACAATGCTGATTTGTATTACAACCTTGGTGTTGTTACTTCTGAGACTGATAAAGCTGAAGCGAAAGCTTTGTATGAAAAGGCATTGTCAATAAACCCGAATTACACTAATGCCAATATCAATCTTGGTATTATGATGCTTGACGGTGAGCAGAAGATTGTTGATGAAATGAACAACCCTAAAACAAGCGATAAGCGTTACAACGAGCTTAAAAAGCAGCGTGATGACTTGTACAAAAAGGCGCTGTCATACTTTGATAAAGCACATAAGGCAGAACCTGACAATCAATACGTGATTTCATCAATGGTAAGCATGTACCAGGGTCTTGACATGGAAGCGGAAGCTAAAGCCATGAAAGCCAAACTGAAAAAATAG